In a single window of the Nicotiana tomentosiformis chromosome 8, ASM39032v3, whole genome shotgun sequence genome:
- the LOC104107723 gene encoding RING-H2 finger protein ATL20-like — METTELNLKINLIIFFFFLNLFPVYSVDVCNPTVCSEVGMGPEIRFPFRLKNRQPDRCGYPGFDLSCNERGQTIITLPFSGDFLVIDIDYTAQSIILYDPDFCLVKRLIDFNITNSPFRADHQRNYTIVRCTSDDWLNYPNYQVAIRLSCRGFSSRNQAILAMPPNMYAQGKPPGCKLMSKVSVPLQLEDNFWSPMESLLLTWSEPSCRICENKGKLCGFKSDTGSDIACSNPPSSKGLPRGAKYGIIIGVGVPGFVCLLGLISFAFGKIKVYALRRDLNSDLPTTINLQLAIATTGLNKATIDSYPKIVLGESKRLPNPNDGTCPICLSDYQPKETLRTIPECNHYYHAECIDEWLKLNATCPLCRNTPDGSLHPCSSSTSLVSSSP, encoded by the exons ATGGAAACCACAGAGCTTAACCTGAAGATTAATCTCAtaatcttctttttcttccttaaTCTTTTTCCAGTTTACTCTGTTGATGTTTGCAACCCAACTGTATGTTCAGAAGTGGGTATGGGACCGGAAATCCGGTTTCCTTTCCGGCTAAAAAACCGGCAACCGGACCGGTGTGGGTACCCCGGTTTTGATCTTTCATGTAATGAGAGAGGCCAAACAATTATAACACTTCCTTTTTCAGGTGATTTTCTAGTTATAGATATTGATTACACTGCACAATCTATTATACTTTATGATCCAGATTTCTGCCTTGTGAAAAGACTCATCGATTTCAATATTACGAATTCTCCCTTCAGAGCTGATCATCAAAGAAATTACACAATTGTCAG GTGTACTTCGGATGATTGGCTAAATTACCCAAATTATCAGGTGGCGATTCGGTTATCTTGCCGGGGATTTTCGAGCAGAAATCAGGCGATTTTAGCTATGCCACCAAATATGTATGCACAAGGAAAGCCACCAGGTTGCAAGTTAATGTCAAAGGTTTCAGTTCCTTTGCAATTGGAAGATAACTTTTGGTCTCCAATGGAGAGTCTTTTGCTAACTTGGAGTGAACCCAGTTGTAGGATTTGTGAAAATAAAGGGAAACTTTGTGGGTTTAAAAGTGATACTGGATCTGATATTGCTTGTTCTAATCCTCCCTCTTCTAAAG GATTACCCAGGGGTGCCAAATATGGCATTATAATTGGAGTTGGAGTACCAGGTTTTGTATGCTTATTAGGATTAATAAGCTTTGCTTTTGGTAAGATCAAGGTTTATGCCCTCCGCCGTGATTTGAACTCTGATCTCCCTACCACCATTAATCTACAATTAGCAATCGCGACGACAGGTCTTAACAAGGCAACCATTGATTCCTATCCCAAGATCGTGCTCGGGGAAAGCAAGCGCCTTCCTAACCCCAACGATGGCACATGTCCGATATGTTTATCAGATTACCAGCCTAAAGAAACCTTAAGAACCATACCAGAATGCAACCATTATTATCATGCTGAATGCATAGATGAATGGCTTAAGCTCAATGCTACTTGCCCCTTATGTCGAAATACGCCAGATGGTTCTTTACATCCTTGCTCATCATCAACTTCTTTGGTCTCATCTTCTCCATAG